A single window of Candidatus Babeliaceae bacterium DNA harbors:
- a CDS encoding deoxyribonuclease IV: MVKKNRIALLGAHVSITGGLEKAFEEGALLECTALQIFTHSNRQWHLKKLSDEAIESFLQAWKNSSIETMVVHASYLLNLGSPDHALYQKSCKTLTEELERCAQLKIPYLVIHPGAATTSSRQESLIRVAEALDHACETVKTGPTILLENTAGQGTTVGTTFEELAYILHHVKHKSRVGVCFDTCHAFAAGYQFSTEKEYQALWKQFDTIIGLDYLKAIHINDSKNACNSRVDRHEHIGKGEIGLEAFKLIMNDKKFADIPKILETPKTEAYGHAENLTVLRKLIKH; the protein is encoded by the coding sequence ATGGTAAAAAAGAATAGAATAGCGCTTCTCGGCGCCCACGTCTCCATAACAGGCGGATTAGAAAAAGCCTTTGAAGAAGGAGCGTTACTCGAATGCACCGCGCTACAAATTTTTACTCATAGCAATCGTCAATGGCATCTTAAAAAGCTTTCTGATGAGGCAATAGAATCTTTTTTACAGGCTTGGAAAAACTCTTCAATAGAAACAATGGTTGTACATGCAAGCTATCTACTCAATCTCGGCTCTCCTGATCACGCTTTATATCAAAAATCATGCAAAACGCTAACCGAAGAGCTTGAACGTTGCGCGCAACTCAAGATCCCGTATCTGGTTATACATCCTGGAGCGGCTACTACATCTTCACGGCAAGAAAGCCTTATAAGGGTCGCCGAGGCTCTTGACCATGCGTGTGAGACAGTAAAAACAGGACCAACTATTTTATTAGAAAATACTGCAGGACAAGGCACGACAGTTGGCACTACATTTGAAGAATTAGCGTATATCTTACACCACGTTAAACATAAAAGCCGAGTCGGCGTCTGCTTTGACACCTGCCATGCCTTTGCCGCAGGATATCAATTTTCGACAGAAAAAGAGTACCAGGCGCTCTGGAAGCAGTTCGATACTATAATAGGGTTAGACTACCTCAAAGCTATTCACATAAACGATTCTAAGAACGCGTGCAATTCCCGCGTTGATCGGCATGAGCATATTGGCAAAGGGGAGATAGGCCTAGAAGCTTTTAAACTTATTATGAATGACAAAAAATTTGCCGATATACCAAAGATTTTGGAAACACCCAAAACAGAAGCCTACGGCCACGCCGAAAACCTCACCGTTTTAAGAAAGCTTATCAAGCATTAA
- a CDS encoding clostripain-related cysteine peptidase, with translation MMRRVLSMLLLCVAHTSLLAAENHKRPRPSSTTIFDKDYIHPPSTYTVIVYMSAANDLWPFADRNIEQMKQVGSNEHLNILVHIDIRKPGYKKVTKRLFLQKNKTVQIGDAMCLDSGDEQTLIDTVKWAEDHFPAQYTFLTFWNHGSGDLNPLRWRVINPSTLFNYNPDNKLIELDRTIGFVEDYSTIDLIDRGICFDETTGNYLNDQKLKKALHEICAYRNGKKLDLIFFDACLMAGIGTAWLIHDFAHYMIASEELVLGTGADYAQVLLPLQSGTISPEEFGKHIVQCYKKTYGHLTNDYTQSAINLSKIDALANNINYLAELLIRGLDQQKNNSVKKALKESRNKFACTHFGEDEPNYLDLRHFYFNLLNHIKNIELENKTESFLLKENIKKNLEQGLTLINEIIIANVTGKNLKNAGGIYIYFPEKSIHPSFSLTEFAQNSTWMLFLTTYTNMQFQ, from the coding sequence ATGATGCGTAGAGTATTATCAATGCTGTTATTATGTGTTGCGCATACATCACTATTAGCAGCAGAAAATCATAAAAGGCCAAGACCTTCAAGCACCACTATTTTTGATAAAGACTATATACATCCTCCATCAACCTATACAGTTATTGTATATATGTCAGCAGCGAATGACCTGTGGCCATTCGCTGACCGAAATATAGAACAAATGAAACAAGTTGGATCCAATGAGCATCTTAACATTTTAGTACACATAGATATTCGCAAACCTGGCTACAAAAAAGTGACAAAGCGACTTTTTTTGCAAAAAAATAAAACGGTGCAAATAGGTGATGCCATGTGTCTTGATAGTGGCGATGAACAAACACTTATAGATACCGTTAAATGGGCTGAAGATCACTTTCCCGCGCAATACACATTTCTCACATTTTGGAACCATGGAAGCGGAGACCTTAATCCGCTCAGATGGCGAGTGATAAACCCTTCAACACTTTTTAATTATAATCCAGATAATAAACTTATAGAATTAGATAGAACAATTGGATTTGTTGAAGATTACAGTACAATTGACCTCATAGATCGAGGCATATGCTTTGATGAAACGACGGGCAATTATCTCAATGACCAAAAATTAAAAAAAGCCCTGCATGAAATTTGTGCATACAGAAATGGAAAAAAGTTAGACCTTATTTTTTTTGATGCCTGCCTCATGGCAGGCATTGGAACTGCTTGGCTTATCCATGATTTTGCTCACTATATGATAGCCTCAGAAGAACTTGTTTTAGGCACAGGCGCTGATTATGCCCAAGTACTTTTACCACTGCAAAGTGGCACTATCTCACCAGAAGAGTTTGGCAAACACATCGTACAATGTTACAAAAAAACATATGGCCATTTGACAAATGATTATACACAATCTGCAATAAATTTATCAAAAATAGATGCATTAGCAAATAACATTAATTATCTTGCAGAGCTCCTTATCAGAGGGCTAGATCAACAAAAAAACAACTCAGTAAAAAAAGCTCTTAAAGAAAGTCGCAATAAATTTGCATGCACTCATTTTGGAGAAGACGAGCCAAACTATCTGGATTTACGTCACTTTTATTTTAATTTACTCAATCATATAAAAAATATAGAACTTGAAAATAAAACAGAAAGTTTTTTACTGAAAGAAAATATCAAAAAAAATCTAGAACAAGGACTCACGCTGATCAATGAAATTATTATAGCAAACGTCACAGGAAAAAATTTAAAAAACGCAGGGGGAATATATATATATTTTCCAGAAAAATCCATTCACCCATCATTTTCGCTCACCGAATTTGCACAAAACAGTACATGGATGTTGTTTTTAACCACATACACCAATATGCAATTTCAATAA
- the infB gene encoding translation initiation factor IF-2, whose translation MTLRVYEFSKKHGIPSKDLISLLRNKGFEVASHMSILPSDAIAFLELHVKQGSGALHKNTPTHQEDVLEEELDIETPADSASIILEPMTVSGFAHAINKPVSEVIIALLKQGVMSTKNQILPEKVISQLAHLYSISLIEKPVEKKVSVHHAAVDQGEKVERQPVVVVIGHVDHGKTTLLDFIRKTRVAAREKGGITQHLGAYEAKTSQGNVVFLDTPGHEAFSLIRVRGLKVADIAILVVAADDGIMPQTIEAIKAARAVGLPIIVAINKVDKASPQQIESVKRGLGQYDLIPEEWGGQTICVPISAKTGQGVSELLDIIVLQSQLMELTASIDIPARGFILESKLEKGRGPVATVICQHGILKVGDNFVCGSVRGRVSSLIDSAGQRVDSVLPSIPASVAGFSELPQVGDLFEVVTGAEIKKSHAALGQKVAPVRQVMHENALNIIIKADNVSSKEALLQSISKISGKTFKQFYVVASGVGSITESDIDLALDTKSLVYGLHVKVEPNAASLAQKMSLSIKLYDIIYKMLDDLQIVAERGRPIKKITKKIGEASILKVFDIKNLGIIAGAHVRSGRFSRDGKVVVWRGKYKVGEGAIKSLQRDKKSVKDVQAGFECAFMVDGFTDWVVDDRVECYLEVTEVE comes from the coding sequence ATGACATTGCGAGTTTATGAATTTTCAAAGAAACATGGAATCCCGAGTAAAGATCTTATTTCTTTATTGCGTAATAAGGGGTTTGAAGTTGCCAGCCATATGTCTATTTTGCCATCTGATGCAATTGCATTTTTAGAGCTTCATGTTAAGCAGGGCAGCGGTGCTCTTCATAAAAATACACCAACGCATCAAGAAGATGTATTGGAAGAGGAGCTAGATATCGAGACCCCTGCTGATTCGGCAAGCATTATATTGGAGCCGATGACGGTTTCTGGATTTGCTCATGCTATTAATAAGCCTGTCTCAGAGGTGATTATAGCGCTTCTAAAACAGGGAGTTATGAGCACTAAGAATCAAATTTTACCAGAAAAAGTCATCTCGCAGCTTGCGCACCTTTATAGCATTTCGCTTATTGAAAAGCCTGTAGAGAAGAAGGTTAGCGTGCATCATGCTGCGGTCGATCAAGGGGAAAAAGTTGAACGTCAGCCGGTTGTTGTTGTTATTGGACACGTTGATCATGGCAAAACGACGTTGCTTGATTTTATAAGAAAAACGCGTGTTGCTGCTCGTGAAAAGGGCGGGATAACTCAACACTTGGGTGCTTATGAAGCAAAAACTTCTCAGGGGAATGTTGTATTTTTAGATACGCCCGGACATGAAGCGTTTTCATTAATTCGCGTTCGCGGACTTAAGGTTGCTGATATTGCTATTTTAGTAGTGGCGGCAGACGATGGAATAATGCCTCAAACGATTGAAGCGATTAAAGCAGCTCGTGCCGTCGGTTTGCCTATTATAGTGGCCATTAACAAAGTAGATAAAGCTTCCCCGCAGCAAATAGAGAGCGTAAAGCGCGGACTTGGACAATATGATCTTATACCTGAAGAATGGGGTGGTCAGACAATATGCGTGCCTATTTCTGCCAAAACAGGCCAGGGTGTTTCGGAATTACTTGATATTATCGTGTTGCAATCACAGTTGATGGAGTTGACTGCAAGTATTGATATTCCTGCGCGCGGTTTTATTTTAGAATCAAAGCTTGAAAAGGGTCGCGGTCCTGTTGCAACGGTTATTTGTCAGCATGGAATTTTAAAGGTGGGCGATAATTTTGTCTGTGGCTCTGTTCGCGGCAGAGTAAGTTCTTTGATAGATTCAGCCGGTCAACGAGTTGATTCTGTACTTCCTTCAATTCCTGCTTCTGTTGCTGGTTTTTCAGAATTGCCTCAAGTGGGGGATTTGTTTGAAGTTGTTACTGGTGCTGAAATTAAAAAATCGCATGCTGCATTAGGGCAAAAGGTTGCTCCTGTGCGTCAGGTTATGCATGAAAATGCTCTTAATATTATTATAAAAGCGGATAACGTTTCTTCAAAAGAGGCTTTATTGCAATCTATTTCAAAAATTTCTGGTAAAACATTCAAGCAATTTTATGTTGTTGCTTCTGGTGTTGGTTCGATTACAGAAAGTGATATTGATCTTGCTCTTGATACAAAATCATTAGTCTATGGATTGCACGTAAAAGTTGAGCCTAATGCTGCTTCTCTTGCTCAAAAAATGAGCCTTTCGATTAAGTTGTATGATATTATTTATAAAATGTTAGATGACCTTCAGATTGTTGCTGAACGTGGAAGGCCTATTAAAAAAATCACTAAAAAAATTGGCGAAGCATCCATACTTAAGGTTTTTGATATTAAAAATCTTGGTATCATTGCCGGTGCGCATGTTAGATCGGGTAGGTTTTCTCGTGACGGCAAGGTCGTTGTTTGGCGAGGCAAGTATAAAGTTGGCGAGGGTGCTATAAAGAGCTTGCAACGTGACAAGAAATCTGTAAAAGATGTTCAGGCGGGATTTGAGTGCGCCTTTATGGTTGATGGTTTTACTGATTGGGTCGTTGATGATCGTGTAGAGTGCTATCTTGAGGTAACAGAAGTCGAATAG
- a CDS encoding ComEC/Rec2 family competence protein yields the protein MHLLAIIKTAFFLPPVHGLALLTVLFIAGICWQASGGLLILPIIVAMGASAIYFQKNNCEPQCIAIKEYAIHMLLAALFFFGGAYRYYQTAHAYAEFNQAITEKILDITGTINSIEKSNAAGYAHAITLVIDNVQQHQQKTHIAPTRNYVIKIYTPEQAQELRVGDIILCSNMQCDMPKNDHFVQYNIKEKITHTFFIKNPQITVLQRPKYSYNRTIHEYRQHITDQLRTKISPPCFALFSTIFLGSRDVDAHSLQTTQEHFIAWGIAHYLARSGLHLVLIIIMLMMLLRFLPLHFYLKQAIVIFIIMGYTCMTWFTISYLRSFLMFILSTLCMTLLIEVQLFHIVTLTALGILLENPFQLFFLDFQLSFALTAALAWYSYLNQYKKIKTLI from the coding sequence ATGCACCTACTCGCCATTATAAAAACAGCTTTTTTTTTACCGCCGGTGCATGGGCTAGCACTGCTAACAGTCCTATTTATCGCAGGTATTTGCTGGCAAGCCAGCGGGGGGCTCTTAATCTTACCAATCATAGTGGCGATGGGGGCAAGTGCCATTTATTTTCAGAAAAATAATTGTGAACCACAATGCATAGCAATAAAAGAATACGCCATACATATGCTGTTAGCGGCGCTGTTTTTTTTTGGTGGCGCATATCGCTATTATCAAACAGCACACGCATATGCAGAATTTAATCAGGCGATTACAGAAAAAATACTTGATATCACGGGCACAATAAACTCTATCGAAAAAAGCAATGCAGCAGGATATGCTCACGCGATAACGCTTGTTATAGATAATGTGCAACAGCATCAACAAAAAACACATATTGCGCCGACGCGTAATTATGTCATAAAAATATACACACCAGAGCAAGCGCAAGAATTGCGCGTTGGAGACATAATATTATGCTCTAACATGCAATGTGATATGCCAAAAAATGATCACTTTGTACAATACAATATAAAAGAAAAAATAACCCACACGTTTTTTATTAAGAATCCACAAATTACTGTATTGCAACGCCCAAAATATTCATATAATCGCACCATACATGAATATAGACAACATATAACAGATCAACTACGCACAAAAATATCTCCTCCCTGTTTTGCACTCTTTTCTACTATTTTTCTTGGCTCACGAGACGTCGATGCACACAGCCTGCAAACAACACAAGAGCACTTTATCGCATGGGGCATTGCGCATTATTTAGCACGCTCTGGATTACATCTGGTTCTTATTATCATTATGCTCATGATGCTCTTGAGATTTTTACCGCTTCATTTCTATCTAAAACAAGCTATAGTCATTTTTATTATAATGGGCTACACATGTATGACCTGGTTCACAATCTCTTACCTACGGTCTTTTTTGATGTTTATTTTATCAACATTATGCATGACGCTTCTTATTGAAGTACAATTATTTCATATTGTGACGCTCACAGCTTTGGGAATTTTGCTAGAAAACCCATTTCAACTCTTCTTTTTAGATTTTCAATTAAGCTTTGCTTTAACTGCAGCACTAGCATGGTATTCATATCTCAATCAATATAAAAAAATTAAGACTCTTATATAA
- the nusA gene encoding transcription termination factor NusA, which produces MKLSHVIEELVEEKGLDRSTLHTIMCEGMLAAYSKKYPEFDFDVIYNKKIDEIEIFARKTIVNAVEDESKEITVRKARSIKPDSELGDIIAVPFEQALGRIEILKAKQVIAQRIRTIEAESIYQEFKPKEGTIVVGVIHKCERNGATVKIQDTLAFLPRSLMIPDDKCVAGYSIRALLREVLLEPRNENQLILDRVSSEFLYKLFELEIPEVFENLVEIKKIVRAAGYKSKVVVVSHDKNIDPVGTCVGVGGVRIKPILRELGLEKIDIITQEDSTEEFVKSALKPATINHVEIIEGKVAQVWLDEDQRSLAIGRMGKNIALASELTGLEIHLMKSENQKDILNIALDDEDDKAQE; this is translated from the coding sequence GTGAAACTTTCGCACGTGATTGAAGAGCTTGTAGAAGAAAAAGGACTTGATCGCAGCACTCTGCACACTATTATGTGCGAAGGAATGCTTGCGGCTTATTCAAAAAAATATCCTGAGTTCGATTTTGACGTTATTTATAACAAAAAAATTGATGAAATAGAGATATTTGCTCGCAAAACTATTGTAAATGCGGTAGAAGACGAGAGCAAAGAAATAACAGTTCGCAAGGCAAGGTCTATTAAGCCCGATTCTGAATTGGGCGATATTATAGCCGTTCCCTTTGAGCAAGCGCTTGGCAGAATTGAAATATTAAAAGCCAAGCAAGTTATCGCGCAAAGAATTAGAACCATTGAAGCAGAATCAATCTATCAAGAGTTTAAGCCCAAAGAGGGCACGATTGTTGTTGGAGTTATACATAAGTGCGAACGCAATGGTGCTACCGTTAAAATTCAAGACACGTTGGCGTTTTTGCCTAGGTCGTTAATGATTCCCGATGATAAATGCGTTGCTGGCTATTCGATCAGAGCATTATTAAGAGAGGTTTTGCTGGAGCCGCGCAATGAAAATCAGCTCATTCTTGATAGAGTTTCTTCGGAATTTTTATACAAACTCTTTGAATTAGAGATTCCAGAGGTTTTTGAAAATCTGGTCGAAATCAAGAAAATTGTAAGGGCTGCGGGGTATAAATCAAAAGTTGTTGTTGTTTCGCACGATAAGAACATTGATCCTGTTGGCACATGTGTTGGGGTTGGCGGTGTTCGCATAAAGCCAATTTTAAGAGAGCTTGGATTAGAGAAAATTGATATAATTACTCAAGAAGACTCCACTGAAGAATTTGTAAAGTCAGCTCTTAAGCCTGCGACTATTAATCATGTTGAGATTATTGAAGGCAAGGTAGCCCAGGTGTGGCTTGATGAAGATCAGAGATCGTTAGCGATAGGAAGAATGGGTAAAAATATTGCTCTTGCATCTGAGTTAACTGGTCTCGAAATTCATTTGATGAAAAGTGAAAATCAAAAAGATATTTTAAATATAGCGCTTGACGACGAAGACGACAAGGCTCAAGAGTAA
- a CDS encoding pitrilysin family protein, with translation MIKSGVLKRVLKNGMTILIEESRAIPKVSIQLWYNVGSRDEKSGEKGIAHFIEHMIFKGTTNLSESDINTLTHKLSGYCNAFTSYDYTGYLFDMPSQNWTKILPVMADCMTNCTFKQDLLNSELKAVIQELKMYNDDYSSTLIERMLGSIFFDHPYHHPIIGYKQDLWSLKRDALVAFYKKHYVPNNATLVIVGDVDPEQAFQAAVENFEHIAPNYMYKKEAFSHLDDLEERSITLYRDIQQPPCMLAWLVPGINRKQDYLLDLLSWIIGAGKSSRLYKKIVDELGLALDLESFTYDLFDHSLFMINFQPKNISDKEKIIDLINAEIKNLASYDISDAELLRARKKTEMDFISLQENNQKKAYLLGKFFLATGDEHYLARYCNYPLEKIKNDMRKLVQENFKMMHSGVVMPLPEEHKEYWTQLQQASDKIDEQVLSGITRETEVEESVFAHTITREISSRFNFPQAKTATLSNGLKIFYHHDPHLPKVELILDLQAKYYYDPVGEQGLSMFVADMLEEGTKHYSAQDLAQELESRGMDLNVIPGQVTLNMLRSDVFSGLTLLNEVLTQAVFSSDSIEKVRHQMIGDIKNFWDTPTQFIGQLLRQELYKHHPYAQNMLGSLESINKITRDDLVRAYKQYYTPCGSRLSIVGSFDENNIIKLLEDTLGAWSGERLPDFAFPSLLPVTAETINYPINRDQIVLAFGGLSVDRKDPRFDALLLFDQVFTGGILGSMSSRLFELRERSGLFYTIGGSLIAGVGKQPGMTLVKTIVSQDRLKDAEAQIEQVIRHAAHGLTQEELEEAQHAVANSLVDHFGTYRSIAATFLHVDEYALPANYFNNRAQQLAQLTISDVQKAVDTVLKPELMVKIRVGRI, from the coding sequence ATGATAAAAAGTGGAGTTTTAAAAAGAGTTCTTAAGAATGGTATGACGATTCTTATTGAGGAGAGTCGTGCGATTCCTAAGGTATCCATTCAATTATGGTATAATGTGGGTTCTCGTGATGAAAAAAGTGGCGAAAAGGGAATTGCTCATTTTATTGAGCATATGATTTTTAAAGGCACTACTAATTTGTCTGAATCAGATATTAATACGTTAACGCATAAATTGTCTGGTTATTGTAACGCCTTCACATCATACGACTATACGGGATATCTTTTTGATATGCCAAGTCAAAATTGGACCAAGATTTTGCCAGTTATGGCCGATTGTATGACCAATTGCACATTTAAGCAGGATCTTTTAAATTCTGAGCTTAAAGCGGTTATTCAAGAACTTAAAATGTATAATGACGATTATAGCTCAACGCTTATTGAACGCATGCTCGGTTCAATTTTTTTTGATCATCCTTATCATCACCCCATTATTGGTTATAAACAAGATTTATGGAGTTTAAAGCGCGATGCTTTGGTTGCTTTTTATAAAAAACATTATGTGCCAAATAATGCCACGCTGGTAATTGTTGGGGATGTTGATCCAGAGCAGGCTTTTCAGGCCGCTGTAGAAAATTTTGAACATATTGCCCCTAATTATATGTATAAGAAAGAAGCTTTTTCTCATCTTGATGATCTTGAAGAGCGCTCGATAACTCTCTATCGCGATATTCAGCAGCCGCCTTGCATGCTTGCTTGGCTTGTTCCTGGCATAAATCGCAAGCAAGATTATCTTCTTGATTTATTGTCTTGGATTATTGGCGCCGGTAAAAGCTCTCGTTTATATAAAAAAATCGTTGATGAATTGGGGCTTGCGCTTGATCTAGAAAGTTTTACGTACGATCTTTTCGATCACAGCCTTTTTATGATTAACTTTCAGCCTAAAAATATTTCTGATAAAGAAAAAATTATCGATCTGATTAATGCCGAGATAAAAAATCTTGCTTCGTATGATATATCAGATGCAGAATTACTTCGTGCTCGTAAAAAAACAGAGATGGATTTTATATCGTTGCAAGAAAATAATCAAAAAAAGGCATATTTGTTGGGTAAATTTTTTCTCGCTACGGGCGATGAGCATTATTTAGCTCGCTATTGCAATTATCCTCTTGAAAAAATAAAAAACGATATGCGTAAGCTTGTACAAGAAAACTTTAAGATGATGCATTCTGGCGTTGTTATGCCTTTGCCGGAAGAGCATAAAGAATATTGGACTCAGTTGCAACAAGCTTCGGATAAGATTGATGAACAAGTATTATCTGGCATAACACGAGAAACTGAAGTTGAAGAATCGGTATTTGCACATACTATTACTCGTGAAATTTCTTCTCGTTTTAATTTTCCTCAGGCGAAAACAGCAACACTATCTAATGGACTTAAAATCTTTTATCACCACGATCCGCATTTGCCTAAGGTAGAATTAATTTTAGATTTGCAAGCTAAATATTATTATGATCCTGTTGGTGAACAGGGGCTAAGTATGTTTGTGGCGGATATGCTAGAAGAAGGCACGAAGCATTATTCCGCGCAAGACCTCGCTCAAGAGTTAGAATCACGCGGGATGGATCTTAATGTGATTCCTGGGCAAGTCACTCTTAATATGCTGAGAAGTGATGTGTTTTCTGGACTTACGTTGCTGAATGAAGTTTTGACTCAGGCTGTTTTTTCATCTGATTCTATTGAAAAAGTTCGTCATCAAATGATTGGTGATATAAAGAATTTTTGGGACACTCCTACGCAGTTTATTGGTCAATTGTTGCGACAAGAATTATATAAACATCATCCATACGCTCAAAATATGCTGGGATCATTAGAAAGTATTAATAAGATTACGCGTGATGATCTTGTGCGTGCGTATAAACAATATTACACGCCGTGCGGATCGCGGTTGTCTATTGTTGGCAGTTTTGATGAAAATAATATCATTAAACTTCTAGAGGATACTTTAGGTGCATGGAGTGGCGAAAGATTGCCAGATTTTGCATTTCCCTCATTATTGCCAGTTACCGCAGAAACTATAAATTATCCGATTAATAGAGATCAGATTGTCTTGGCTTTTGGAGGTCTTTCTGTTGATAGAAAAGACCCGCGTTTTGACGCGTTATTATTGTTTGATCAAGTTTTTACCGGTGGTATTTTGGGTTCTATGAGCTCGCGCTTATTTGAATTACGTGAGCGCTCTGGTCTCTTTTATACTATTGGCGGCTCGCTTATTGCTGGGGTTGGCAAGCAGCCTGGCATGACATTGGTTAAAACTATTGTATCTCAAGATCGTCTTAAAGATGCCGAAGCTCAAATTGAGCAAGTCATCAGACATGCTGCTCATGGCTTAACGCAAGAAGAACTTGAAGAAGCGCAACATGCAGTTGCAAATTCCCTGGTCGATCATTTTGGAACGTACAGAAGTATCGCTGCAACATTTTTACATGTTGATGAATATGCGCTGCCAGCAAATTATTTCAATAATCGTGCGCAGCAGCTTGCTCAGTTAACTATATCTGATGTGCAAAAGGCGGTTGATACTGTTCTTAAGCCAGAATTAATGGTCAAAATCAGAGTTGGTAGAATATAA
- a CDS encoding peroxiredoxin, whose translation MKIIPLLIFALIMSCCARKKPMSESLLNKPAPDFTLLDDNNTARSLAEFKGKKIVLYFYPKDDTPGCTTEACSFRDNFAEYGKKNITVLGINYDTPESHKKFKAKYLLPFILLSDSTKEVAQKYGAYASILNILFPKRITFLIDEQGIIIHILDNVDVKNDAQKIIDIFSKNAPH comes from the coding sequence ATGAAAATAATCCCTCTACTTATATTTGCACTCATTATGAGCTGCTGCGCACGAAAGAAACCAATGTCAGAATCATTGCTTAACAAACCAGCTCCAGACTTTACTCTACTCGATGACAATAATACCGCGCGATCACTTGCCGAATTTAAGGGTAAAAAAATAGTTCTTTATTTTTATCCAAAAGACGATACACCGGGCTGCACTACAGAAGCTTGTTCGTTTAGGGACAATTTTGCAGAATACGGCAAAAAAAATATTACCGTCTTGGGTATAAATTATGACACGCCCGAGTCCCACAAAAAATTTAAAGCAAAATACCTTCTTCCCTTTATATTATTAAGCGATAGCACCAAAGAAGTAGCCCAAAAATACGGCGCATACGCCAGTATTCTCAATATTTTATTTCCCAAAAGAATTACGTTTTTAATCGATGAGCAGGGCATTATCATACATATTCTCGATAATGTTGATGTCAAAAATGACGCCCAAAAGATAATAGATATTTTCTCAAAAAACGCCCCTCACTAA
- a CDS encoding MraY family glycosyltransferase: MAIFIDILDKPDGILKMQSKPIPYLGGFAIWSGFMITSIIFLHTHVHEYAFFLYGSIVLLIVGLLDDIYSFKPYQKFCGQIIAAFIFLKGGLCFKEQFLLTCNTSLSIFIWKFVSFGWILSIVNAYNLVDVMDGLASSLAICSSAFLLLCAWWVHASSVALLLAIFLGAVAAFFYYNKPAASIYLGDAGSLFIGGFLATMSFMIPWGTFSVFGFCAPIAAQAIPLLEVLTLIIIRKYKKIPFYRGSPDHFSSYFQRAGWRKWMILGYCSFVAIMGNIVAFLFFINIISFSLFILIGMLYALAWYIVLFFACNRNLLLFSKKTEKATSIFKI; the protein is encoded by the coding sequence ATGGCTATTTTTATAGATATTCTTGATAAGCCGGATGGCATTTTAAAAATGCAGAGTAAGCCTATTCCATATTTAGGTGGATTTGCAATCTGGTCTGGCTTTATGATTACCAGTATTATATTTTTGCATACTCATGTACATGAGTATGCATTTTTTTTGTATGGTTCAATTGTTCTGCTTATTGTTGGTCTTTTGGATGACATTTATTCTTTCAAGCCTTATCAAAAATTTTGTGGGCAGATTATTGCCGCTTTTATTTTCTTAAAAGGGGGTCTGTGTTTTAAAGAGCAGTTTTTGTTGACGTGTAATACTTCGTTGAGCATTTTTATCTGGAAATTTGTTTCATTTGGCTGGATACTTTCTATTGTTAATGCATATAATCTCGTTGATGTTATGGATGGTCTGGCTTCTTCGTTGGCAATATGTTCTTCGGCATTTTTATTATTATGCGCTTGGTGGGTACATGCATCCAGCGTTGCATTATTATTAGCTATTTTTTTGGGCGCTGTTGCGGCCTTTTTTTATTATAATAAGCCGGCAGCTAGTATTTATTTAGGTGACGCCGGATCGCTTTTTATTGGTGGTTTTTTGGCAACAATGTCATTCATGATCCCCTGGGGAACGTTTTCGGTTTTTGGTTTTTGTGCTCCTATCGCAGCGCAGGCTATTCCTCTTTTAGAAGTGTTAACTCTCATTATTATAAGAAAATACAAAAAAATTCCCTTTTATAGGGGTAGCCCTGATCATTTTTCTTCTTATTTTCAACGGGCAGGTTGGCGCAAGTGGATGATACTAGGTTATTGCTCTTTTGTTGCTATAATGGGAAATATAGTTGCATTCTTATTTTTTATTAATATTATTTCTTTTTCTTTATTTATTCTTATTGGCATGCTTTACGCATTAGCTTGGTATATTGTTTTATTTTTTGCGTGCAATAGAAATTTGTTGCTTTTTAGCAAAAAAACAGAAAAAGCAACAAGCATTTTTAAAATATAG